One Sediminicola sp. YIK13 DNA segment encodes these proteins:
- a CDS encoding GNAT family N-acetyltransferase: protein MEIRKMIPSDWPEVASIYAEGIATGYATFETEVPTYEHWDKNHLTTCRLVAVHDQKIVGWAALSPVSGRCVYGGVAEVSVYVGSKSRGLGVGKLLLQHLILESEAAGYWTLQSGIFPDNKGSIILHEKLGFRKIGHRERVAQLYGVWKDNVLFERRSNKVGV, encoded by the coding sequence ATGGAGATCAGAAAAATGATCCCTTCAGATTGGCCGGAAGTAGCATCTATCTATGCCGAGGGAATAGCCACGGGGTACGCGACCTTTGAAACTGAGGTGCCCACTTATGAACATTGGGACAAAAATCATCTGACCACTTGCAGGTTGGTTGCCGTTCATGACCAGAAAATAGTGGGTTGGGCGGCCCTTTCCCCTGTATCGGGCCGCTGTGTATATGGTGGTGTGGCAGAGGTAAGTGTTTACGTGGGGTCTAAAAGTAGGGGCCTTGGTGTTGGGAAGTTATTATTGCAACACCTGATCCTTGAAAGCGAGGCAGCTGGATATTGGACCCTACAATCGGGCATATTTCCAGATAATAAAGGAAGTATTATCCTACATGAGAAACTGGGATTTAGAAAAATAGGTCATAGGGAAAGGGTAGCACAGCTATATGGTGTTTGGAAAGACAACGTCTTATTTGAGAGACGAAGTAATAAAGTAGGTGTTTAA